Proteins co-encoded in one Thermomicrobiales bacterium genomic window:
- a CDS encoding CPBP family intramembrane glutamic endopeptidase produces MSAIASALLLVGVGAFYSLWVHRAAGNRALTMGLYIVFGAFGFFLFLFGLGSIFRDWREGNSPESSSYMAIIIGVIAALTLVPSLRRLTARVIPFDPESWPATIGLYTLGALGVVSAFSLFGSNSAGAISYFALAVTAATEVALAFVVVGVGFYRSREEAIARLGFSRPTGRQVMIALGLVVVTFAVSALSSYLVQVLQPGLHEQITRNMEQMTSRIQSVPGALALGLAAGIGEETLFRGAIQPRYGIVFTALIFALLHQQYGPSLITVGAFASGIIFGLARKHLGTVPAIITHALYNIIAVLLLL; encoded by the coding sequence GTGTCGGCGATAGCGTCCGCGCTATTGCTGGTTGGCGTCGGCGCGTTTTACAGCCTGTGGGTTCACCGAGCGGCCGGCAACCGGGCGTTGACGATGGGTCTGTACATCGTGTTCGGCGCGTTCGGCTTCTTCTTGTTTCTATTCGGGCTCGGGTCGATCTTCCGGGATTGGCGCGAGGGGAACTCCCCCGAGTCAAGCTCATACATGGCGATCATCATCGGTGTCATCGCCGCGCTGACGCTCGTGCCATCTCTTCGAAGACTTACTGCTCGGGTAATCCCGTTCGATCCTGAGTCCTGGCCCGCAACGATCGGCCTGTATACGCTGGGCGCGCTTGGCGTTGTTTCCGCGTTCTCGCTCTTCGGATCGAATTCCGCCGGCGCAATCAGCTATTTCGCCCTGGCCGTTACGGCGGCGACAGAGGTTGCGCTGGCCTTCGTCGTAGTCGGCGTCGGTTTCTATCGCAGTCGTGAAGAGGCAATCGCGCGGCTTGGATTCTCGCGCCCGACGGGCCGGCAGGTGATGATCGCTCTCGGCCTGGTGGTGGTGACCTTCGCGGTCTCGGCGCTGTCGTCGTATCTCGTGCAGGTGCTCCAGCCTGGCTTGCACGAGCAGATCACCCGGAACATGGAGCAGATGACGTCCAGAATCCAGTCAGTTCCTGGCGCGCTTGCGCTCGGGCTGGCGGCCGGAATCGGCGAGGAAACGCTGTTCCGCGGCGCGATCCAGCCGCGCTACGGCATCGTGTTCACCGCGCTGATCTTCGCGTTGCTGCACCAGCAATATGGCCCGAGCCTCATTACCGTCGGAGCGTTTGCGTCAGGGATCATCTTCGGACTGGCGCGCAAGCACCTTGGAACGGTCCCGGCAATCATCACCCACGCTCTGTACAACATCATCGCGGTGCTGCTGCTTCTGTAG
- a CDS encoding ParB/RepB/Spo0J family partition protein → MAARRGGLGRGLESLIPGIGADDAAGGSLLIDVGALEPNPHQPRVRWDAEQLEALAGSIREHGIIQPIVVTRATGDVPYQIIAGERRWRAAQLAGLRSVPVLVREATPAQLLELALVENVQRADLNPIEEALAYRQLSTEFGLTQTVIADRVGKSRPAIANAIRLLSAPESIREAVANNTITAGHAKAMLAIDDVATQEHLLRQVINAGLNVRETERLVQRATEASRRTRVHVDRPADPAVRAVELRLQHALGTRVELVRRGEAGKITIDFHSDEELNAILERIAGIEDEI, encoded by the coding sequence GTGGCGGCACGACGGGGCGGACTCGGACGCGGGCTGGAATCGTTGATTCCCGGAATCGGGGCCGACGATGCTGCTGGCGGCTCGCTATTGATCGACGTTGGCGCTCTGGAGCCCAACCCCCACCAACCTCGAGTCAGGTGGGATGCGGAGCAGCTCGAAGCGCTTGCTGGCTCGATACGCGAGCATGGCATCATCCAGCCAATCGTCGTCACTCGCGCGACCGGAGATGTCCCATACCAGATCATTGCAGGAGAGCGGCGTTGGCGCGCAGCGCAGCTGGCCGGCCTGCGCTCGGTCCCGGTGCTCGTCCGCGAGGCTACACCGGCCCAACTCCTTGAGCTTGCGCTGGTCGAGAATGTTCAACGAGCGGACCTGAACCCGATCGAGGAAGCGCTCGCGTATCGCCAGCTATCGACCGAGTTCGGACTGACGCAGACGGTGATCGCCGATCGCGTCGGCAAGAGCCGGCCCGCAATTGCGAACGCAATCCGGCTGCTGTCGGCCCCCGAGTCGATCCGGGAAGCGGTTGCAAACAACACCATCACCGCCGGACACGCCAAGGCAATGCTGGCGATTGACGACGTCGCCACACAGGAGCACCTTCTCCGGCAGGTTATCAACGCCGGCCTGAACGTGCGGGAAACCGAGCGGCTGGTCCAACGCGCAACCGAAGCGTCACGCCGGACCCGTGTCCACGTCGATCGGCCGGCCGACCCCGCCGTCAGGGCCGTCGAGTTACGCCTACAACACGCACTCGGGACGCGGGTCGAGCTCGTCCGCCGGGGCGAGGCCGGCAAGATAACGATCGACTTCCACTCCGACGAAGAGCTCAACGCGATTCTGGAACGTATCGCCGGGATCGAAGACGAGATCTAG
- a CDS encoding glycine--tRNA ligase, with protein MNEPTRPNVTLEELASLAKRRGFVFPGSDIYGGLANTFDYGPLGVELRNNIKRSWWQTFVRARSDMVGIDGGILLNPRVWEASGHVAEFNDPLTDCRVCRSRFRADALVEDATGSPVEGKTFDDLSRMIQELGIRCPTCGNQNWTPVRAFNMMFRTLIGPVDETATTTYLRPETAQNIFIQYKNVLQSSRMKVPFGMAQIGKAFRNEITPGNFIFRLLEFEQMEIEYFIRPDDWQGSFEEWATAQGAWFLSLGIDSARLRRREHHAEELSHYSRRTMDYEYLFPIGWKELSGLAYRTDFDLGRHQEHSGEDLTYFDQARNERYLPHVIEPTFGVDRTMLMVMCDAYTVEETPDAKGEAATRVVMRFHPSLAPYTVAVLPLSKKPELAAVAEPLYHELRQRFSTEYDETQSIGRRYRRQDEIGTPFCVTVDFDTLDDKAVTIRERDSMEQIRLPIAEVVEYISAQVRAAG; from the coding sequence GTGAACGAACCGACCAGACCGAACGTGACGCTCGAGGAATTAGCATCGCTCGCGAAGCGGCGCGGGTTTGTGTTTCCCGGGAGCGACATCTACGGTGGCCTTGCCAACACATTTGATTATGGGCCGCTCGGCGTCGAGCTGCGAAACAACATCAAGCGCTCGTGGTGGCAGACGTTCGTCCGTGCGCGGTCGGATATGGTCGGCATTGACGGTGGTATCCTGCTGAACCCCCGAGTCTGGGAAGCAAGCGGACATGTTGCCGAATTCAACGATCCACTGACCGACTGCCGCGTTTGTCGCAGTCGATTTCGTGCGGACGCACTGGTGGAAGACGCGACGGGCTCACCGGTCGAGGGCAAGACGTTCGATGACCTGAGCCGCATGATCCAGGAGCTGGGGATTCGATGCCCTACCTGCGGGAATCAGAACTGGACGCCAGTTCGCGCATTCAACATGATGTTCCGGACATTGATCGGCCCAGTCGATGAGACTGCGACGACTACCTATCTACGACCTGAGACGGCGCAGAATATCTTCATTCAATACAAGAATGTGCTGCAGTCCAGCCGCATGAAGGTGCCATTCGGCATGGCGCAGATCGGCAAGGCGTTTCGGAACGAGATCACACCAGGAAATTTCATCTTCCGGCTGCTCGAGTTCGAACAGATGGAGATCGAGTATTTCATCCGGCCGGACGACTGGCAGGGTTCTTTCGAGGAATGGGCTACTGCTCAGGGCGCATGGTTCCTTTCGCTCGGAATTGATTCGGCCCGGCTGCGACGCCGCGAGCATCATGCCGAGGAGCTCTCGCACTACTCCAGGCGGACGATGGACTATGAGTATCTGTTCCCGATTGGCTGGAAGGAGCTATCCGGTCTCGCTTATCGGACGGATTTCGACCTCGGTCGGCATCAGGAACACTCGGGCGAGGACCTGACGTATTTCGACCAGGCCCGCAATGAACGGTATCTGCCACACGTTATCGAGCCGACGTTTGGTGTCGACCGGACGATGCTGATGGTGATGTGCGACGCATACACCGTCGAGGAGACTCCGGACGCCAAGGGAGAGGCGGCGACGCGAGTTGTCATGCGGTTTCATCCGTCGCTTGCCCCATATACGGTAGCCGTGCTGCCGCTGTCCAAGAAGCCGGAGCTGGCGGCGGTTGCTGAGCCGTTGTATCACGAGCTTCGCCAGCGATTCTCGACCGAATATGACGAGACGCAGAGCATCGGGCGGCGGTATCGCCGGCAAGACGAAATCGGAACGCCATTCTGCGTCACGGTCGACTTCGACACACTGGATGACAAGGCAGTGACCATCCGCGAGCGTGACAGCATGGAGCAGATTCGGCTTCCGATCGCTGAGGTGGTTGAGTACATCAGTGCGCAGGTGCGCGCGGCAGGCTGA
- a CDS encoding tyrosine recombinase: MRDNIENFLGALEIENEFSANTVSAYRNDLGQFVRYLQDRHALESWPEVEPSHLTSYVLDLREREYATSTVARKTAAVKSFFGFMTRNGDLRADPSEQLSAPRVEKYAPRALPEHEVQVLLDEPAKVCTPESIRDRAMLQLLYSSGMRVSELVSLDVEDLNLDGRTVRCTGKQNRQRVIEVPATAARAVAEYLDTGRPAICRNPEEMALFLNHRGTRLTRQGFWLILKQYAHRAGINDITPHTLRHSFAAHELTKGRELGDIQRVLGHVSISTTQVYHQVASDLAAGSNGNGAPGRVAGVGDGNLAETA; encoded by the coding sequence ATGCGCGATAACATCGAGAACTTCCTCGGCGCACTGGAAATTGAGAACGAGTTTTCGGCCAACACCGTCTCGGCATATCGGAACGATCTCGGCCAGTTCGTCCGCTACCTGCAGGATCGCCACGCGCTCGAATCGTGGCCCGAGGTGGAACCGTCGCATCTTACATCCTACGTCCTCGATCTTCGTGAACGTGAGTACGCAACCTCGACCGTCGCCCGGAAGACGGCTGCTGTCAAGTCGTTCTTCGGGTTCATGACGCGTAATGGTGACCTGCGCGCCGATCCGTCCGAACAGCTAAGCGCGCCGCGCGTCGAGAAGTACGCTCCCCGAGCGCTTCCCGAACACGAGGTCCAGGTGCTGCTCGACGAGCCGGCGAAGGTCTGCACTCCGGAATCGATCCGCGACCGCGCCATGCTCCAGCTGTTGTATTCGAGCGGCATGCGCGTGTCGGAGCTTGTGAGTCTGGATGTCGAAGACCTGAACCTCGATGGTCGCACGGTGCGTTGCACCGGAAAGCAGAATCGCCAGCGGGTCATTGAAGTGCCGGCTACCGCAGCCAGAGCAGTCGCCGAATATCTCGATACCGGCCGGCCGGCCATCTGTCGTAATCCGGAGGAGATGGCGCTTTTTCTGAACCACCGTGGCACTCGCCTGACCCGCCAGGGCTTCTGGCTGATTCTCAAGCAATACGCGCACCGAGCCGGGATTAATGACATAACGCCACATACTCTCCGACATTCCTTCGCCGCTCACGAGCTCACGAAGGGTCGGGAGCTCGGTGACATTCAGCGTGTGCTCGGGCATGTCAGCATCTCGACGACACAGGTCTACCATCAGGTTGCCTCTGATCTTGCTGCCGGGTCGAACGGTAACGGCGCGCCCGGTCGTGTCGCGGGCGTGGGCGATGGCAATCTGGCGGAGACTGCTTAG